Proteins encoded in a region of the Xylocopa sonorina isolate GNS202 chromosome 11, iyXylSono1_principal, whole genome shotgun sequence genome:
- the LOC143429424 gene encoding D-beta-hydroxybutyrate dehydrogenase, mitochondrial has product MPLPSGSKEPDDSQTWELAERCLLPIAFSHAIAVILATILNTFSISQTSSFVLFLLLLVISIGSTLFYHNLKVTAAGKAVLITGCDSRVGYTLCKQLDELGFTVFAGFNVKVENDETMQKLKQEASGRLHVLQLDVTSERDIHSTFLYVNENLPDGAPGLWGLVHAAAWVTLGECEWVPPSVLKRSIDINFIGLARLTQVFLPLIRRSKGRVVLVSSLLARIPSPVRGIYCAVKAAVEAWGACLRLEMRRWGVDVVIVETGEYISGNAWLKDNNSLLEQAREMWTQLDPRTRKEYGQELFQKEMLALEKYTQGAEADLTPVTRALTDGVIKTFPMRKYTPVSRKERIQALCSDYLPKPVYDILYTN; this is encoded by the exons ATGCCTTTACCAAGTGGAAGTAAAGAACCAGATGATAGTCAAACGTGGGAATTAGCAGAAAGATGTCTTCTTCCAATTGCATTTTCGCATGCAATTGCAGTCATTTTAGCAACTATATTAAATACATTTAGTATATCGCAAACATCTAGTTTTGTGCTGTTCCTGTTATTGCTGGTTATATCTATAGGATCGACGCTATTTTACCACAACTTAAAG GTGACCGCTGCGGGGAAAGCGGTTCTAATTACGGGTTGTGATTCAAGAGTTGGATATACTTTGTGCAAACAATTAGATGAATTG GGATTTACAGTATTTGCTGGTTTCAATGTAAAAGTTGAAAATGACGAGACGATGCAAAAGTTGAAACAAGAAGCTTCCGGTAGATTGCACGTGTTACAATTGGATGTTACTAGCGAACGTGATATTCATTCGACGTTTCTCTACGTAAATGAAAATTTACCGGATGGTGCACCAg GTCTATGGGGATTGGTACACGCCGCTGCTTGGGTAACTTTAGGTGAATGCGAATGGGTACCCCCTTCCGTATTAAAACGTAGTATAGACATTAACTTTATTGGTCTCGCTAGATTAACTCAG GTTTTTTTACCTTTAATTAGAAGATCGAAAGGTCGTGTTGTACTAGTCAGCAGTCTTTTAGCTCGTATACCAAGTCCTGTTCGAGGCATTTATTGCGCGGTTAAG gccGCTGTCGAAGCTTGGGGAGCCTGTCTTAGGCTAGAAATGAGAAGATGGGGGGTGGACGTAGTTATTGTCGAAACCGGTgaatatatatctggaaacgcatggtTAAAAGACAATAATTCATTGTTGGAACAAGCTAGAGAGATGTGGACTCAACTGGATCCTCGAACTCGTAAAGAATACGGGCAAGAATTATTTCAAAAGGAAATGCTTGCGCTGGAGAAATATACGCAAGGAGCAGAAGCGGATTTAACACCGGTAACAAGAGCTTTGACGGACGGTGTAATAAAAACTTTTCCAATGAGAAAGTACACGCCGGTGTCTCGTAAGGAAAGGATACAAGCATTGTGTAGCGACTACCTTCCGAAGCCAGTTTACGATATATTATACACAAATTGA
- the LOC143429425 gene encoding DNA fragmentation factor subunit alpha: protein MSDTAGISQGLGNPYKIVDHAREKRKGITASSLKELTSIARNRLSLPLDAELTIVLEQDGTEVDDEEYFATLERNTSLMVLYGDQKWVAAGSSKAASRYIVVDDVDNIESGQRRDEVRRRRPPIEALVSSLHGDPSHISLLDGHNLELLSDMDPDSVADIVSGNIIFLEQLKEASGRFLAEKRQAQGSLDVLQMCASGGEIERA from the exons ATGTCAGACACTGCGGGAATTTCACAAGGATTGGGAAATCCGTATAAAATAGTCGACCACGCGAGAGAAAAACGAAAGGGAATCACTGCTTCTTCATTGAAAGAACTAACCAGCATCGCAAGGAATCGCTTGTCCTTACCTTTGGACGCGGAGCTCACAATTGTTTTAGAGCAAGATG GAACAGAAGTAGACGATGAAGAATATTTCGCAACATTGGAAAGGAACACTAGTTTAATGGTACTCTACGGCGATCAGAAGTGGGTGGCAGCAGGAAGCAGTAAAGCTGCTTCTCGTTATATTGTTGTCGACGACGTGGATAATATAGAGAGTGGACAAAGAAGGGATGAAGTTAGAAGGCGTCGACCGCcaatagaagcattagtatcatCATTGCACGGAGATCCGTCGCATATATCGTTGCTCGATGGACATAACTTAGAATTGCTCAGTGATATGGATCCCGATAGTGTAGCCGATATAGTGTCTGGGAATAT AATCTTCCTAGAGCAACTGAAAGAAGCTTCAGGGAGATTTTTAGCTGAGAAACGACAAGCGCAAGGATCCTTGGATGTTCTTCAGATGTGTGCGAGTGGCGGAGAGATAGAGCGAGCGTAG
- the Oseg6 gene encoding intraflagellar transport protein Oseg6, which produces MSEKMLYQLYQPHGSGTVYIAWRPGNSTHLATTGYDSSVAVFDRQGDLQERIQIAGLCNGFGWDSDGDLLAIISQNSSTITLWDATTGKKSQIDAGVRDGLTCMIWAKRSCLLAIGTQKGNLVLYDHINAKRIPILGKHKRRITCGAWSYEGLLALVSEDKILTISTSDGDTRREIPLQGDASEVQFNEMKTDHRVGGENTVSLIISKTTLFLYNILDPENPIELAFQKRYGSIVTYKWYGDGYILVGFETGHITAISTHIKEVGQELLQIKNHKDSLSDLAISQIAGKIATCGDNTIKIHSLHNLEETEKLITVSGETGISTIQWSLDGTMIAAVSYTGNVLVYLIQIPKLSSVCGNRIALLTSLTEVTVHLYTLDKDKAEPIIINTIIEPSVLAIGPLHAAVGLNNRALFWDVSTNQYNTTVHFERDYLATIDSIRLNETYVSVLFDGKLQLHSIKMDQTLTKEEKDTKMFPDLCAADIKITCHALSSDFLIYGSDMGHIIYFCLEVFNQSTEYIHNNGIKEIYLDANGTQLCFIDSKCDAYMYNPVQETVLQVPDCPDCIQGILWDQNILERNIFAIYNKNIIVTYIFVKYFIEGTKIVKVSTTKLPSETLPLLMYSGELTLSSINNRLMQITLVSHEDIGNLVEPSKMKEILENQILCRRFQQAWITCEKINEEESWLKLGESSIANLNIDFAIRIYRYLEDASMVWALQKIENIDELPLLCGHACILLGNYNQAEQFFLQSSEPVEALYLRRDLMQWEQALNLAQKLKADEIPFIAREYAQQLEFTGNYPKALTNYERGLVDSNSTSNTTMHTPHHRNLCLAGIARMSIRCGDSRRGVSIAMDNDSSRLLRKECAEILESMKQFNEAALLYEKAEYFDKAASAYIKLKNWQKVGQLLPQISSAKINIQYAKAKEAEGKYEDAAKAYETAKDYENIIRINLEYLNNPARSVEVVQQTKSIEGAKMVAKYFQRMNDYNSAIKFLILSNCHEEAFQLANQHGKMELYGEILINTIDDSNVRREDFRSLAMHFESQKNNLLAGKYYFHAKEYQKALRHLLKAAQLVTDENEVLTLAIDTVASSRDDKLANQLIDFLLGGDGLPKDPKYLFRLYMARKQYKEAAKTAIIIANEEQVNGNYRNAHDVLFGMYQELKRNKINIPLEMQNNLRLLHSYILVRLHVKRNDHLRGARMLIRVANNISKFPSHIVPILTSTVIECQRAGLKYAAFNFAAMLMRPEYRTEIDAKYSKKIEAIVRKPPKAKDNETEDELLTPCPFCKSKLPETEITCDKCKNTIPFCIATGRHIIEDDFTACPQCDFPCIRSEFLRIIESEGTCPMCSERIDVNTVSSTLDIRPYLDFQEGKSPLRA; this is translated from the exons ATGTCGGAAAAG ATGCTTTATCAGTTGTATCAACCTCATGGTTCTGGTACTGTGTATATCGCGTGGCGGCCTGGCAATAGTACTCATTTAGCAACCACCGGTTACGATTCCTCAGTCGCTGTTTTCGATAGACAAGGTGACTTACAAGAACGTATACAAATCGCTGGTCTGTGCAATGGTTTTGGATGGGATTCTGATGGAGATCTGTTGGCCATTATATCACAGAATTCCTCCACTATCACATTATGGGATGCAACAACTGGAAAGAAATCACAAATTGATGCTGGCGTAAGAGATGGACTAACGTGTATGATATGGGCAAAAAGGTCTTGTTTGTTAGCGATAGGAACGCAAAAAGGAAATTTGGTACTTTATGATCATATAAATGCCAA GCGAATACCAATTTTGGGTAAGCATAAAAGGAGAATAACCTGTGGCGCTTGGTCTTACGAGGGCCTCCTTGCTTTGGTTAGTGAAGACAAGATTTTAACTATCAGTACAAGCGATGGAGACACGAGACGCGAGATACCTCTTCAGGGCGACGCATCTGAAGTTCAGTTTAATGAAATGAAAACGGATCACAGAGTTGGGGGTGAAAATACA GTATCTCTTATCATTAGTAAGACAACTTTGTTTCTGTACAATATTTTGGATCCAGAAAATCCTATTGAATTAGCTTTCCAGAAACGTTACGGATCTATCGTTACCTATAAATG GTATGGGGATGGATATATCTTAGTTGGATTTGAAACTGGACACATCACTGCGATATCTACACATATTAAAGAAGTTGGTCAGGAATTACTTcaaattaagaatcataaagattCCTTAAGTGATTTGGCAATAAGTCAAATAGCTGGTAAAATTGCCACATGCGGCGATAATACTATAAAGATACATAGTCTGCATAATTTAGAGGAAACTGAAAAATTGATTACCGTAAGCGGTGAAACCGGTATTAGCACGATACAATGGTCGCTGGACGGTACAATGATAGCAGCTGTGAGTTACACTGGCAACGTTTTGGTTTATCTAATACAAATTCCAAAATTATCCAGCGTCTGTGGAAATAGGATCGCATTGCTGACAAGCTTAACGGAAGTAACAGTTCATCTTTATACATTAGATAAG GATAAAGCAGAGCCAATAATAATTAACACCATAATAGAACCATCGGTATTAGCAATAGGACCACTACATGCAGCGGTCGGGTTAAATAACAGAGCGCTTTTCTGGGACGTATCTACAAATCAGTATAACACTACGGTGCACTTTGAAAGGGATTATCTAGCAACGATAGATAGTATACGGTTGAACGAAACTTATGTATCTGTTTTATTTGATGGGAAATTGCAGTTGCATTCG ATTAAAATGGATCAAACATTGACAAAGGAGGAAAAAGATACAAAAATGTTTCCAGACTTATGCGCTGCTGATATTAAGATAACGTGCCATGCTCTTAGCAGCGACTTTTTAATCTACGGTAGTGAT ATGGGACATATAATCTACTTTTGTTTGGAGGTTTTCAATCAGTCTACCGAATATATACATAATAATGGTATAAAGGAGATCTATTTAGATGCAAACGGGACGCAATTATGTTTTATAGATTCTAAGTGTGACGCTTACATGTATAATCCTGTGCAAGAAACTGTTTTGCAAGTCCCCGATTGTCCGGACTGCATCCAGGGTATATTATGGGATCAAAATATCTTGGAGCGTAATATATTCGCCATTTACAATAAAAATATCATCGTTACGTACAtatttgtaaaatattttattgaaG GTACAAAAATCGTAAAAGTTAGTACAACAAAACTGCCATCAGAAACGTTACCGTTATTGATGTATTCCGGTGAATTAACATTAAGTTCGATAAATAACAGATTAATGCAGATAACGTTAGTTTCGCACGAGGATATAGGAAATCTTGTGGAACCCTCGAAAAtgaaagaaatattagaaaatcAAATACTTTGCAGAAG ATTTCAACAAGCGTGGATAACATGTGAAAAAATTAACGAGGAAGAGTCTTGGTTAAAGCTAGGAGAAAGTTCCATtgcaaatttaaatattgactttG CAATTCGAATTTACCGCTACTTAGAAGATGCTTCGATGGTTTGGGCATTGCAAAAGATAGAAAACATAGATGAATTGCCATTATTATGTGGACACGCGTGCATATTACTTGGCAATTACAATCAGGCTGAACAATTTTTCTTACAATCATCAGAACCGGTAGAAGCCCTGTATTTAAGAAGAGATTTAATGCAATGGGAGCAAGCATTAAACTTGGCCCAAAAATTAAAGGCTGATGAAATTCCTTTTATTGCTAGAGAATATGCTCAGCAATTAGAATTTAC AGGTAATTATCCAAAAGCCTTAACGAACTATGAACGCGGATTGGTAGATTCAAATAGTACATCCAACACAACTATGCATACTCCACATCATCGGAATCTCTGTCTTGCTGGAATCGCGAGAATGTCTATCAGATGTGGTGATAGTAGAAGAGGTGTAAGCATTGCTATGGATAACGATAGTTCGAGACTGCTACGAAAAGAATGTGCAGAAATATTAGAATCGATGAAG CAATTTAATGAAGCTGCATTACTATACGAAAAAGCTGAATATTTTGACAAGGCAGCCTCTGCGTATATAAAACTAAAAAATTGGCAGAAAGTGGGACAACTTTTGCCACAAATTTCATCTGCAAAAATTAATATACAGTATGCTAAAGCCAAAGAAGCGGAAGGCAAATACGAAGACGCGGCAAAGGCATATGAGACTGCAAAAGATTATGAGAACATAATTAGAATTAATCTCGAATATTTGAACAACCCtg CACGAAGTGTTGAAGTGGTACAACAAACTAAAAGTATAGAAGGAGCAAAAATGGTCGCAAAATATTTCCAGAGAATGAACGATTATAATTCCGCtattaaatttttaattttatcCAATTGTCACGAGGAAGCCTTTCAATTAGCTAATCAACACGGGAAAATGGAACTGTATGGAGAAATTTTAATAAACACTATCGACGATAGCAACGTACGAAGGGAAGATTTTCGAAGCCTCGCGATGCACTTTGAATCACAGAAAAATAATCTTCTGGCAGGAAAATATTACTTTCACGCTAAGGAATATCAGAAAGCGTTACGACATTTATTAAAAGCTGCGCAATTAGTAACAGATGAAAATGAAGTTCTCACATTAGCTATTGATACAGTTGCCTCATCAAGAGATGACAAATTAGCGAACCAGCTAATTGATTTTTTATTGGGTGGAGATGGACTGCCAAAG gATCCTAAATATTTATTCCGTCTGTACATGGCTAGAAAGCAGTACAAAGAAGCCGCGAAAACGGCGATTATCATTGCAAATGAAGAACAAGTTAATG GGAACTACAGAAATGCTCACGATGTTCTGTTTGGCATGTATCAAGAACTAAAAAGGAACAAGATCAATATACCTTTAGAGATGCAAAACAACTTAAGGCTGTTACATTCTTATATTCTTGTCAGACTTCACGTAAAGAGAAATGATCATTTACGGGGTGCCCGTATGTTAATAAGAGTAGCTAATAATATATCAAAATTTCCATCAC ATATCGTTCCTATTTTGACTTCGACTGTAATAGAATGTCAAAGAGCCGGATTGAAGTATGCTGCATTTAACTTTGCCGCAATGTTAATGCGTCCGGAATATAGAACTGAAATTGATGCCAAGTATAGCAAAAAGATTGAGGCTATCGTAAGAAAACCACCAAAAGCAAAAGACAATGAAACTGAAGATGAACTCTTAACTCCGTGCCCATTTTGCAAGAGTAAACTTCCAGAGACAGAGATTACTTGCGACAAGTGTAAAAATACAATACCATTTTGTATAGCTACG GGCCGGCATATCATTGAAGATGATTTTACAGCATGTCCACAATGCGACTTTCCTTGTATAAGAAGTGAATTCTTAAG GATCATTGAATCAGAGGGAACGTGTCCAATGTGTTCCGAAAGGATAGATGTCAACACAGTTTCATCTACTCTCGATATCCGTCCTTATCTTGATTTTCAGGAAGGAAAATCGCCGCTGAGAGCTTAA
- the Msbp gene encoding membrane steroid binding protein, with the protein MAEKNDSPGSTSAPLEEESQQLLSSFINEIVKSPINLVLVGVIALLVYKLVKSKTKKEEPVKEVKKLPKLRRDFTLEELKKYNGKQPDGRILIAINGSVYDCTRGARFYGPGAPYEVFGGKDVSRALATFSLEATQEYDDLSDLKTEEMESMKEWEEQFKEKYDYVGKLLKPGEVATNYSDEEDEGSQQENETKSKND; encoded by the exons ATGGCGGAGAAGAATGACTCGCCGGGTTCCACCTCGGCACCTCTAGAGGAAGAGAGCCAACAGTTACTTTCAAGTTTTATAAACGAAATCGTGAAAAGCCCGATAAATCTCGTTTTAGTAGGCGTGATCGCTCTGCTGGTCTATAAACTTGTTAAAAGCAAGACGAAAAAGGAGGAGCCCGTGAAAGAGGTAAAGAAACTGCCAAAGTTGCGACGTGATTTTACGCTCGAAGAATTGAAAAAGTACAATGGTAAGCAACCCGATGGCCGAATACTAATTGCTATAAACGGTAGCGTTTACGACTGTACCCGTGGTGCCCGCTTCTATGGCCCTG GCGCCCCATACGAAGTGTTTGGTGGTAAAGACGTTAGCAGAGCGTTAGCTACGTTTTCATTAGAAGCAACCCAGGAATACGATGATCTAAGCGATTTGAAGACAGAAGAGATGGAATCTATGAAGGAATGGGAGGAACAGTTTAAAg AAAAGTATGATTATGTGGGAAAATTATTGAAACCTGGTGAAGTAGCTACAAATTATTCAGACGAGGAAGATGAGGGTAGTCAGCAAGAGAATGAAACAAAGTCCAAAAATGATTGA
- the Lnk gene encoding SH2B adapter-like protein Lnk isoform X2, with the protein MSVYTLTAATPTTSTIISTTPTTTTTPIIVTTTATSTTTTAPAVAVSPEAAPGWIEFCERHARASASDFAKAFCTYVSLNLPENARSNFSYRDFLKKFVESFCEHFESEYLRRTIRSPSLYDTRHAATNERDINIISQNNNAPIRISSHEEFSDYSEHDGDTISPKPAHKPFFRRLSFKGLKKGKSFFHKQQSDEVELSHSEHRRDKHSKAKLSKIVVECRKEGVVNSLMGENIDGTQKWEKSRLALIKAIGGYMLEFYSPPKAVKPRSGVFCSAITEARETTALEMPDHENTFVLKTQTMEFVIEAHDSNDMRSWLATVKYCMRTVQQNSVNPSSGADATGDSIGHGSLAIGNEGDRLRTNSASKSSRSASHEHGDETTGNPPEIPPRLRTRSNSNLELCSSQQDIEQMNANDGELDLSNSLREYPWFHGTLPRSDAAQLVLHSAANGHGVFLVRQSETRKGEFVLTFNFQGRAKHLRMTLNDQGHCRVQHLCFPAIYDMLEHFRQNAIPLESGGTADVTLTEFVVANHAMRTGHHSTGGVNQQQLQERRPPAAPEPREVRVSSGSLTPVE; encoded by the exons ATGAGTGTTTATACCTTAACCGCGGCGACACCAACAACAAGTACAATAATATCAACAAcaccgacaacgacgacgacaccGATAATAGTGACGACGACGGCTACGTCGACAACAACAACGGCGCCGGCGGTTGCCGTGTCGCCTGAGGCTGCACCTGGTTGGATAGAATTCTGCGAGAGACACGCCCGCGCTTCGGCTTCCGATTTCGCCAAGGCATTCTGTACCTACGTCAGTTTAAATTTACCTGAAAACGCCAGATCGAATTTCTCTTACCGTGACTTTTTAAAAAAGTTCGTCGAAAGCTTCTGTGAACATTTCGAGAGTGAATATCTGCGTCGTACGATTAG GTCACCGTCTCTGTACGACACCAGGCATGCGGCAACTAACGAAAGAGATATCAATATTATAAGCCAAAACAATAATGCTCCCATTCGTATTTCCTCTCACGAAGAGTTCAGCGATTACTCTGAACACGATGGGGACACGATATCCCCGAAACCTGCACACAAACCGTTTTTTCGTCGCTTATCCTTCAAAGGGCTCAAGAAGGGTAAAAGTTTTTTCCACAAGCAACAAAGCGACGAAGTGGAATTGTCTCACAGCGAACATCGTCGGGACAAGCactcgaaagctaaattatcaAAAATTGTGGTCGAATGTAGAAAGGAAGGTGTCGTTAATTCTTTGATGGGGGAGAATATCGATGGAACTCAAAAATGGGAAAAATCCAGGCTCGCCTTGATAAAAGCAATCGGCGGATacatgttggaattttattccccTCCTAAAGCGGTGAAACCACGCAGTGGAGTATTCTGTTCCGCTATAACCGAGGCTAGAGAAACGACTGCACTGGAAATGCCAGATCATGAGAATACTTTTGTATTAAAAACCCAAACCATGGAATTTGTAATAGAAGCTCACGATTCAAACGATATGAGATCCTGGTTAGCTACTGTTAAATATTGTATGCGCACGGTACAACAAAATTCTGTTAATCCTAGTTCCGGAGCAGACGCCACCGGAGATTCCATAGGACACGGTTCATTAGCCATTGGTAACGAAGGAGATAGATTAAGAACTAATTCCGCGAGTAAGAGCTCTCGGTCTGCATCCCATGAACACGGAGATGAAACAACAGGCAATCCGCCAGAAATACCACCAAGACTTCGTACAAGAAGTAACAGTAATTTGGAATTATGTTCGTCGCAACAAGATATTGAACAAA tgaatgcaaatgacggCGAGTTGGATTTATCTAATAGCCTTCGAGAATATCCATGGTTTCATGGAACTCTTCCTAGATCAGATGCAGCTCAACTTGTCTTACATAGTGCTGCCAATGGTCACGGTGTGTTTCTCGTGCGGCAGAGTGAAACGAGAAAAGGGGAATTTGTATTAACTTTCAATTTCCAAGGTAGAGCAAAG CACTTACGTATGACGTTAAACGACCAAGGACATTGTCGTGTTCAGCATCTCTGTTTCCCTGCTATATATGACATGCTCGAACATTTTCGTCAAAACGCTATACCTCTCGAATCTGGTGGAACAGCGGATGTAACTCTCACAGAATTTGTTGTGGCAAATCATGCAATGAGGACAGGACATCATAGCACAGGCGGAGTAAATCAGCAACAATTACAAGAAAGAAGACCTCCAGCAGCTCCAGAGCCAAGAGAAGTAAGAGTCAGCAGTGGAAGTCTAACTCCTGTTGAGTGA
- the Lnk gene encoding SH2B adapter-like protein Lnk isoform X1: protein MSVYTLTAATPTTSTIISTTPTTTTTPIIVTTTATSTTTTAPAVAVSPEAAPGWIEFCERHARASASDFAKAFCTYVSLNLPENARSNFSYRDFLKKFVESFCEHFESEYLRRTIRSPSLYDTRHAATNERDINIISQNNNAPIRISSHEEFSDYSEHDGDTISPKPAHKPFFRRLSFKGLKKGKSFFHKQQSDEVELSHSEHRRDKHSKAKLSKIVVECRKEGVVNSLMGENIDGTQKWEKSRLALIKAIGGYMLEFYSPPKAVKPRSGVFCSAITEARETTALEMPDHENTFVLKTQTMEFVIEAHDSNDMRSWLATVKYCMRTVQQNSVNPSSGADATGDSIGHGSLAIGNEGDRLRTNSASKSSRSASHEHGDETTGNPPEIPPRLRTRSNSNLELCSSQQDIEQMNANDGELDLSNSLREYPWFHGTLPRSDAAQLVLHSAANGHGVFLVRQSETRKGEFVLTFNFQGRAKHLRMTLNDQGHCRVQHLCFPAIYDMLEHFRQNAIPLESGGTADVTLTEFVVANHAMRTGHHSTGGVNQQQLQERRPPAAPEPREVRTYGGSIRTRTESLERLEQQNNITEQQSSSSSSGRAIQNTYSFL from the exons ATGAGTGTTTATACCTTAACCGCGGCGACACCAACAACAAGTACAATAATATCAACAAcaccgacaacgacgacgacaccGATAATAGTGACGACGACGGCTACGTCGACAACAACAACGGCGCCGGCGGTTGCCGTGTCGCCTGAGGCTGCACCTGGTTGGATAGAATTCTGCGAGAGACACGCCCGCGCTTCGGCTTCCGATTTCGCCAAGGCATTCTGTACCTACGTCAGTTTAAATTTACCTGAAAACGCCAGATCGAATTTCTCTTACCGTGACTTTTTAAAAAAGTTCGTCGAAAGCTTCTGTGAACATTTCGAGAGTGAATATCTGCGTCGTACGATTAG GTCACCGTCTCTGTACGACACCAGGCATGCGGCAACTAACGAAAGAGATATCAATATTATAAGCCAAAACAATAATGCTCCCATTCGTATTTCCTCTCACGAAGAGTTCAGCGATTACTCTGAACACGATGGGGACACGATATCCCCGAAACCTGCACACAAACCGTTTTTTCGTCGCTTATCCTTCAAAGGGCTCAAGAAGGGTAAAAGTTTTTTCCACAAGCAACAAAGCGACGAAGTGGAATTGTCTCACAGCGAACATCGTCGGGACAAGCactcgaaagctaaattatcaAAAATTGTGGTCGAATGTAGAAAGGAAGGTGTCGTTAATTCTTTGATGGGGGAGAATATCGATGGAACTCAAAAATGGGAAAAATCCAGGCTCGCCTTGATAAAAGCAATCGGCGGATacatgttggaattttattccccTCCTAAAGCGGTGAAACCACGCAGTGGAGTATTCTGTTCCGCTATAACCGAGGCTAGAGAAACGACTGCACTGGAAATGCCAGATCATGAGAATACTTTTGTATTAAAAACCCAAACCATGGAATTTGTAATAGAAGCTCACGATTCAAACGATATGAGATCCTGGTTAGCTACTGTTAAATATTGTATGCGCACGGTACAACAAAATTCTGTTAATCCTAGTTCCGGAGCAGACGCCACCGGAGATTCCATAGGACACGGTTCATTAGCCATTGGTAACGAAGGAGATAGATTAAGAACTAATTCCGCGAGTAAGAGCTCTCGGTCTGCATCCCATGAACACGGAGATGAAACAACAGGCAATCCGCCAGAAATACCACCAAGACTTCGTACAAGAAGTAACAGTAATTTGGAATTATGTTCGTCGCAACAAGATATTGAACAAA tgaatgcaaatgacggCGAGTTGGATTTATCTAATAGCCTTCGAGAATATCCATGGTTTCATGGAACTCTTCCTAGATCAGATGCAGCTCAACTTGTCTTACATAGTGCTGCCAATGGTCACGGTGTGTTTCTCGTGCGGCAGAGTGAAACGAGAAAAGGGGAATTTGTATTAACTTTCAATTTCCAAGGTAGAGCAAAG CACTTACGTATGACGTTAAACGACCAAGGACATTGTCGTGTTCAGCATCTCTGTTTCCCTGCTATATATGACATGCTCGAACATTTTCGTCAAAACGCTATACCTCTCGAATCTGGTGGAACAGCGGATGTAACTCTCACAGAATTTGTTGTGGCAAATCATGCAATGAGGACAGGACATCATAGCACAGGCGGAGTAAATCAGCAACAATTACAAGAAAGAAGACCTCCAGCAGCTCCAGAGCCAAGAGAA GTGCGCACATACGGAGGTTCTATAAGAACACGTACAGAATCACTGGAAAGACTGGAACAGCAAAATAACATTACAGAACAGCAAAGTTCATCATCATCTAGCGGTAGAGCAATTCAAAATACATACAGTTTTCTTTGA